Proteins from one Rosa chinensis cultivar Old Blush chromosome 7, RchiOBHm-V2, whole genome shotgun sequence genomic window:
- the LOC112177410 gene encoding bidirectional sugar transporter SWEET5 codes for MAIATLKPLVGLLGNLIILWLFVSPIPTFVKIINKKTVGEFKPDPYLATLLNCALWFFYGLPRVCPNFNSLYYCYFHGPIPIDPAIIGTGIFLELVYIAIFFAYSSATKRINVIIALVIEVFCLLLVALAITIPSYRPSVRCRILDYLCVLSNVIMYGSPLTVMKMVIETKSVKYMPHYLSVAYFCSGVVWLIHTFITRAYFSILLMTYGLGSALGLVQLILYAHYYKTAQWDDENVKKPEPERQLSGV; via the exons ATGGCCATAGCCACCCTCAAACCTCTTGTAGGGCTCCTAG GCAATCTCATCATTTTATGGTTGTTTGTCTCCCCAAt CCCAACATTTGTGAAAATAATCAATAAAAAAACAGTAGGAGAATTCAAGCCAGATCCTTATTTAGCAACTTTGCTTAATTGCGCATTGTGGTTCTTTTATGGTCTACCGCGCGTCTGTCCGAACTTCAATAGCCTTTACTACTGTTATTTTCATGGACCGATTCCGATCGATCCTGCAATCATCGGTACCGGAATCTTTCTTGAACTCGTCTACATTGCCATCTTCTTTGCATATTCTTCGGCAACGAAACGC aTAAATGTCATCATTGCTCTTGTGATTGAAGTTTTCTGCCTTCTTCTTGTTGCTCTCGCAATTACCATTCCCTCATATCGTCCTTCAGTCCGCTGCAGGATTCTCGACTACTTATGTGTTCTCTCCAATGTCATTATGTATGGGTCACCCTTAACAGTCATG AAAATGGTCATCGAGACGAAGAGTGTCAAATACATGCCACATTATCTCTCAGTTGCTTACTTTTGCAGTGGAGTTGTTTGGCTGATCCATACATTTATTACTCGAGCTTATTTCTCCATCCTG CTGATGACATATGGTTTGGGATCAGCTTTAGGGTTGGTGCAGCTCATTCTTTACGCCCACTACTACAAAACAGCGCAATGGGATGATGAAAATGTTAAAAAGCCTGAGCCCGAGCGTCAACTTTCTGGCGTTTAG